A single Sylvia atricapilla isolate bSylAtr1 chromosome 11, bSylAtr1.pri, whole genome shotgun sequence DNA region contains:
- the EMC3 gene encoding ER membrane protein complex subunit 3: MSEPELLLDSNIRLWVVLPIVFITFFVGMIRHYVSILLQSDKRLTQEQVSDSQVLIRSRVLRENGKYIPKQSFLSRKYFFNNPEDGFFKKTKRKVVPPSPMTDPTMLTDMMKGNVTNVLPMILIGGWINMTFSGFVTTKVPFPLTLRFKPMLQQGIELLTLDASWVSSASWYFLNVFGLRSIYTLILGQDNAADQSRVMQEQMTGAAMAMPADTNKAFKTEWEALELTDHQWALEDVEEELMAKDLHFEGMFKEELQTSIF, from the exons ATGAGCGAGCCCGAGCTGCTGCTGGACTCCAACATCCGGCTATGGGTGGTGCTGCCCATCGTCTTCATCACCTTCTTCGTGGGCATGATCCGGCACTACGTGTCCATCCTGCTCCAGAGCGACAAACGCCTCACGCAGGAGCAGGTGTCCGACAG CCAAGTCCTGATCCGGAGCAGAGTCCTTcgggaaaatggaaaatacattcCAAAGCAG tctttcctgtcccggaaatatttttttaataaccctGAGGATggattttttaagaaaacaaaaagaaaggtaGTGCCTCCTTCACCAATGACAG ATCCTACCATGCTGACAGATATGATGAAAGGGAATGTAACCAATGTTCTGCCTATGATCCTCATTGGTGGTTGGATCAACATGACATTTTCAGGATTTGTCACAA CAAAGGTCCCGTTTCCTCTGACACTGCGTTTTAAGCcaatgctgcagcagggaattgAGCTGCTCACTTTAGATGCGTCCTG GGTGAGCTCTGCTTCCTGGTACTTCTTGAATGTGTTTGGACTCAGAAGCATTTATACTCTCATCCTGGGCCAAGATAATG CTGCAGATCAGTCCAGGGTGATGCAAGAACAAATGACAGGGGCAGCAATGGCCATGCCAGCAGATACTAATAAAGCGTTTAAG ACAGAATGGGAAGCCTTAGAATTGACAGATCATCAGTGGGCCTTAGAGGATGTAGAAGAAGAGCTCATGGCAAAAGACCTCCATTTTGAAGGCATGTTTAAGGAAGAACTTCAGACCTCCATCTTCTGA